Genomic window (Acidobacteriota bacterium):
ACGGTGGTCATCAGCGGCCTCAACAACCAGCAAATCGCTTAACTGCAAGGCATCACTCCGCGATGAATGAAGTTTCAAAAATAGCGAAGCCCCCACCGCCAAGACCAATACTAAAGATGCAGCAGGAATAAAGACTCGAAAGTTGGAAAAGCCAGTAAGCCAGTCGAGCCAATTCCTGACAGTAGCCCCAAGTGAAAATTTTGAAGGGGAAGATTCGGCGCGCAACTGCAAGCGCATACGTTCAAGGGCCTCGGCGCCCAAACAGTCCTTTGCACATGCGCGGCGTAGGGTTTCGCGCATATTTCGCCGTGAAGCCATTTCAGCACGGCAGGATGCGCAATGCTCTGTGTGATTGAGCATTTGGTGATTTGTCTCGACTGCCAACTCCTGGCAAAGATAGGAATCGAGCAATTCCTTGTAACTTCTGCAATCCATAAATAATTAGTGTGAGCGGCTGACTCCTTAATTTGAAACTTTATAACCTGCCTCGCGAGCATATTTTACCAACTCCGTCCGCAGGATCTTTCTTCCTCTGTGCAAGCGGGACATGACGGTTCCAATAGGAATTTCCATAACGTCGGCAATTTCGCGATAAGAAAGCTTCTCAACATCAGCCAGCATGATTGGAATTTGAAAGTCACGCGGTAATTTTTCCAATGCCGCCAGCACCTCTTCCTCTGTCAAGCGTTGCGGCGTGGGCGGATCGTAAGCCAATGTCTCGGCGATAGTTTCTTCAGTTGGAATTAGCTGGAGTTTGTCACGCCGCAGGATGCTGTAATGAACATTAAACATGATTTTGTAGAGCCAGGCACGAAGATTGGTGCCTATCTCGAACCGGTGAAACGACCGCCACGCTTGTAAATAAGTCTCCTGAATCAGATCCTCGGCTTTTTCTCGATTTCGACAAAGCCGTAGTGCGACGCGGTATAACTGATCGGCAAAACCGAGCGCTTGCGCCTCAAATGATTCCAGCCTTTGTTTTTGGTTTGACTCGTTCCCCCGGATCAAACTTAGTTTCCTTGTTTTCCCAGTAGTTCGATTACATTCCGCCAAGTGTATCGCTGCTGGGGGGCAAATTATTCCCCTAGTCAAAATTTCCTTGGCCGGAGAGCATATCTTTTTTCTTTTCTTCCGGTTCACAAACCCCAGAGGTTGAACTTTTTGGAATCGGCTCCTATAATCCGCGACTTTCCATCAGACGAATATTCGGAGGAATTACAATAGTGGCATACGCAATCATCCGCAGTGGCGGAAAACAGTTTCGTGTGAGCCCGGGCGAAGTCGTGAGAGTGCCTTCTATGGCAAATAAAAATGTCGGCGATTCGGTTGAGTTTGAGGTACTGACGGCTGGCGATGACAATGGGGTCCGCGTTGGCAATCCTACGGTTTCCGGCGCCAGCGTCATTGGCACGGTTGTCAAACACGGACGCGGCCCGAAAATTATTGTCTTCAAGTTTAAGCGCCGCAAGCATTTCAAGAAGACAAAAGGTCACCGCCAGGGTTTTACCGAAGTGAAAATTGAATCCCTGGCTTAACGTCAGAGAAGGAGCTTAGAAAATGGCACATAAAAAAGGTGTAGGCAGTTCACGTAACGGGCGCGATTCCAATGCTCAGCGCCTGGGGGTCAAGCGGTTTGGCGGGCAATTGGTTTCTGGTGGATCCATTTTGGTTCGTCAGCGTGGAACCGTATTTAAGCCAGGCACGAACGTCGGCATTGGCAGCGACGACACTCTGTTTGCCAAGATCACGGGTGTTGTGACTTTTGAAGATAAAGGTCGGAAAGGCCGATTTATCAGTGTTTATCCGGCAGAGTAACGCTTTTATGGATAGTGTTTTTCCGGTCTGTCGTCGTTCCAAATAACAGGCCAAAGAAAAGTTCACTAACCGTCTTCATCAAATGTTTATTGACCGCGCGAGAATTCACGTGCGAGGCGGAGATGGCGGTAATGGATGTATGGCTTTCCGCCGGGAAAAGTTTGTGCCGCGCGGAGGGCCTTCCGGCGGAGATGGTGGGCGAGGCGGTTCGATTTACATCGAATCCACCGAAGGACTGAATACTTTGCTCCATTTTCGCTATAACCCTGAGCATACGGCTGATCGGGGGTGGCATGGCGAAGGCAGCAAACGACACGGTGCCGATGGGAAGGATATTGTAATCAAAGTTCCCGTGGGGACTTTGATTACCGATGAGCTGACGGGTGAAGTGTTGTTCGATTTCATTATGCCCGGTCAACGCGTGTTGGTGGTTTCGGGGGGGCGAGGCGGTCGTGGTAATGCGCAATTTGCTACAGCAACAAATCGCGCCCCTCGTTACCACGAAGAAGGAAAGCCAGGCGAAGAACGCTGGCTGATTCTTGAACTGAAACTCATCGCCGATGTTGGACTGGTTGGATTGCCCAATGCAGGCAAATCAACCTTGATCTCAAGAATCTCGGCTGCCCGACCGAAAATTGCGGATTATCCCTTCACGACGCTGGAACCGAATTTAGGCGTGGTTGATTTAGGTGATTTCAAAACTTTTGTCGTTGCGGACATTCCAGGGTTGATTGAAGGCGCTCATGCGGGAGCGGGACTTGGAGATCGTTTTCTAAGACACATCGAGCGAACC
Coding sequences:
- the rpmA gene encoding 50S ribosomal protein L27; protein product: MAHKKGVGSSRNGRDSNAQRLGVKRFGGQLVSGGSILVRQRGTVFKPGTNVGIGSDDTLFAKITGVVTFEDKGRKGRFISVYPAE
- a CDS encoding sigma-70 family RNA polymerase sigma factor — encoded protein: MRGNESNQKQRLESFEAQALGFADQLYRVALRLCRNREKAEDLIQETYLQAWRSFHRFEIGTNLRAWLYKIMFNVHYSILRRDKLQLIPTEETIAETLAYDPPTPQRLTEEEVLAALEKLPRDFQIPIMLADVEKLSYREIADVMEIPIGTVMSRLHRGRKILRTELVKYAREAGYKVSN
- the obgE gene encoding GTPase ObgE, coding for MFIDRARIHVRGGDGGNGCMAFRREKFVPRGGPSGGDGGRGGSIYIESTEGLNTLLHFRYNPEHTADRGWHGEGSKRHGADGKDIVIKVPVGTLITDELTGEVLFDFIMPGQRVLVVSGGRGGRGNAQFATATNRAPRYHEEGKPGEERWLILELKLIADVGLVGLPNAGKSTLISRISAARPKIADYPFTTLEPNLGVVDLGDFKTFVVADIPGLIEGAHAGAGLGDRFLRHIERTKLLVHLVDVSGLAKDPIKDYQTVTHELEAYSRDVAAKPKIVVATKLDALDDEEKLKEFERFCRQNGLEFFSISAASGGGVKELLRGIERRLDAVKSEEAAEQAKSLTQVRAQ
- the rplU gene encoding 50S ribosomal protein L21, with the protein product MAYAIIRSGGKQFRVSPGEVVRVPSMANKNVGDSVEFEVLTAGDDNGVRVGNPTVSGASVIGTVVKHGRGPKIIVFKFKRRKHFKKTKGHRQGFTEVKIESLA